Proteins from one Penicillium digitatum chromosome 2, complete sequence genomic window:
- a CDS encoding Vps51/Vps67: MEGRGLTLRSKSRRPRPQISAPKPISGPLPPNTRSPESGPSVIPTRERAPQNDATSDLVKRRYSSRFNSAPEFDSNVPPVPALPTQMPGGRGGLAPAAITSLPSPADPNSPAPKVDLNALRDPSLPVDRYVAGLLANASEEDIQKYQESLRKVKNRTSTDLQQNVYQNRTQFIKISKEAEKLKDEMRTLRTLMAELTTALGQTSVGNSPNLMSPIEDSFPKRNANRSSVASLESMWSVQLQTLWKTVEGSQKWLPAAPGRHIVLETGNWVELDSATWKPRRPVHIVLLNDYLLVAAKKRKRVDQSHPNHRGPVPTRLVAEDCWLLNDIDMIDLGANLGTGQARKEALDRGIGRSISIRVGSKPFTYRHDDVSAKQELLATFRKTVEDLRRTMRSETEAASKPLESYGYMAGRHLSHSKKPDSFDLSDTPRDKSDLRIDVDGRQQNLRWVEGQVDELDIDIALQRFEASVFSIERLRKLAKGLKGNTIAQDVINFKVDGRATRLAGILLRALVDKHSFPVATKTHVTWLARLGFEDQARETYLKARSDVIGQRIRACIFEGDLPLYIFQISYVYFTLIKNTIGIYQQCFPGVMSSSCIRWAKHHLDGFNALLSRQLSSVQRGTSVWQKCLDIVHDHAALLVEVGVDFTDLVARGLDENGEGSFDGPRTVQPGELAQAPSAVTML; the protein is encoded by the exons ATGGAAGGCCGAGGATTGACTTTAAGGAGCAAATCTCGTCGGCCGCGCCCTCAGATTAGCGCTCCCAAACCTATCTCCGGTCCTCTACCTCCTAATACCAGGTCTCCCGAATCAGGCCCATCTGTAATCCCCACACGTGAGCGGGCACCGCAGAACGACGCGACTTCGGATTTGGTGAAACGGCGATACTCGAGTCGATTTAACAGCGCACCGGAATTTGATAGCAATGTTCCTCCTGTTCCGGCACTTCCAACTCAGATGCCCGGGGGTCGTGGCGGATTAGCACCGGCAGCTATTACAAGTCTCCCATCACCAGCGGACCCGAACTCACCAGCACCGAAAGTCGACCTCAATGCTCTACGAGATCCTAGTCTTCCAGTTGATCGAT ATGTGGCCGGTCTTCTTGCCAACGCGTCCGAGGAAGATATTCAAAAATACCAAGAAAGCCTACGCAAAGTGAAGAACCGAACATCAACCGATCTCCAGCAAAATGTCTACCAGAATCGGACCCAATTCATCAAGATCAGTAAAGAGGCGGAGAAGCTCAAAGATGAAATGCGGACCCTGCGCACCCTCATGGCGGAACTGACAACGGCTCTCGGACAAACAAGCGTAGGAAACTCACCTAACCTCATGTCACCGATAGAGGACTCTTTCCCCAAGCGCAATGCCAATCGTAGCTCGGTTGCCAGCCTCGAGAGCATGTGGAGCGTCCAGCTACAAACGCTGTGGAAGACAGTGGAAGGGTCGCAAAAGTGGCTTCCAGCTGCACCCGGACGACACATTGTCCTTGAAACTGGTAATTGGGTTGAGCTTGACTCAGCTACCTGGAAACCAAGACGGCCCGTTCACATTGTGTTGCTGAACGATTACCTGCTCGTGGCCGCGAAGAAGCGTAAGCGGGTCGACCAAAGTCATCCCAACCACCGAGGACCTGTTCCAACGAGGCTAGTGGCAGAAGACTGCTGGCTTCTTAATGATATTGATATGATTGATCTTGGTGCGAATTTGGGAACGGGGCAAGCGCGCAAAGAAGCTCTGGACCGGGGCATTGGGAGATCGATCAGCATCCGCGTGGGATCCAAGCCCTTTACATATCGCCATGATGACGTTTCAGCGAAACAGGAACTTCTAGCAACTTTCCGCAAGACAGTTGAGGACCTACGTCGAACCATGCGATCGGAGACCGAAGCGGCCAGCAAGCCCCTGGAATCATATGGATATATGGCTGGTCGGCACCTCTCCCATTCGAAAAAGCCCGACTCTTTTGACCTCTCAGATACCCCAAGAGACAAATCCGATCTACGCATTGATGTAGATGGAAGGCAACAGAACCTCCGTTGGGTTGAAGGGCAGGTAGACGAGCTTGACATCGATATCGCGCTTCAGCGATTCGAGGCGTCTGTGTTCAGCATCGAGCGACTGCGGAAATTGGCCAAGGGTCTCAAGGGCAATACCATTGCACAAGACGTCATCAATTTCAAGGTCGACGGGCGAGCGACTCGGCTTGCTGGGATTCTCTTGCGGGCACTAGTCGACAAGCACTCATTCCCGGTGGCTACCAAGACTCACGTTACCTGGTTGGCTCGGTTAGGTTTTGAGGATCAGGCACGCGAGACTTACCTAAAGGCACGTTCAGACGTGATCGGCCAACGCATCCG GGCGTGTATCTTCGAAGGTGATCTACCTCTGTACATTTTCCAGATCTCCTATGTCTATTTTACCTTGATCAAGAACACCATCGGTATCTATCAACAATGCTTCCCTGGCGTGATGAGCAGCTCTTGTATTCGCTGGGCTAAACATCACCTCGATGGGTTCAATGCTCTGCTCAGCCGACAGCTTAGCAGCGTGCAGCGTGGCACATCGGTTTGGCAGAAATGCCTCGACATTGTGCACGATCATGCGGCTCTCTTGGTGGAAGTGGGTGTGGATTTCACAGACTTGGTGGCTCGCGGACTGGACGAGAACGGTGAAGGATCGTTTGATGGGCCACGCACTGTCCAACCGGGCGAGCTGGCGCAGGCACCCTCTGCGGTAACAATGTTGTAG
- a CDS encoding Bifunctional pyrimidine biosynthesis protein (PyrABCN), putative: protein MSPNSLEDPALPTSPHLGSVVGYPETLPNMDSVSGVIRPASIPVRGGSDRLAALELADGTVYQGYNFGAEKSISGELVFQTGMVGYPESITDPSYRGQILVVTFPLVGNYGVPSHDEMCELLKDLPKHFESSQIHIAALVVASYAGEDFSHFLAKSSLGDWLKSEGIPAMHGVDTRALTKRLRETGSMLGRMLLQKSGSTPDVAVTAGVDWKSHFEETEWVDPNTKNLVAEVSIREPRLFTPPADVALKHPSGRGVCVLCLDVGMKYNQLRCLLARGVEVLVVPWDYDFPTLAGKDFDGLFVSNGPGDPATLTVTTKNLAKMFEDARTPVFGICLGHQLIARAVGAQTTKMKFGNRGHNIPCTSMLSGKCHITSQNHGYAVDASSLQNGWEELFVNANDGSNEGIRHTSRPFFSVQFHPESTPGPRDTEYLFDVFINTIQSTIASPEALNLPVSFPGGTKAENILAAPRVSVKKVLVLGSGGLSIGQAGEFDYSGSQAIKALKEEGIYTILINPNIATIQTSKGLADKVYFLPVNAEFVRKVIKHERPDAIYVTFGGQTALSVGIQLKDEFEELGVKVLGTPIDTIITTEDRELFARSMDSINEKCAKSASASTIEESLRVVEDIGFPVIVRAAYALGGLGSGFAENMDQLKDLCTKALAVSPQVLIERSMKGWKEIEYEVVRDAQDNCITVCNMENFDPLGIHTGDSIVVAPSQTLSDEDYNMLRTTAVNVIRHLGVVGECNIQYALNPFSKEYCIIEVNARLSRSSALASKATGYPLAFIAAKLGLGIPLNEIKNSVTKSTCACFEPSLDYCVVKIPRWDLKKFTRVSTQLGSSMKSVGEVMSIGRTFEEAIQKAIRSVDFHNLGFNESDALMSIKGELQTPSDQRLFAIANAMAAGYTVDDIWKLTNIDKWFLSRLKGLSDFGKSMSTFNATSVPVPMIRQAKQLGFSDRQLANFLDSNELAIRRMRVEAGITPIVKQIDTVAAEFPAVTNYLYLTYNASQHDLTFDDHGIMVLGSGVYRIGSSVEFDWCSVRTIRTLREQGHKTIMVNYNPETVSTDYDEADRLYFENINLETVLDIYQLETSSGVIMSMGGQTPNNIALPLHRLNVNILGTSPEMIDGAENRYKFSRMLDRIGVDQPAWKELTSIDEARGFCDKVGYPVLVRPSYVLSGAAMNTVYSEHDLASYLNQAVDVSREHPVVITKYIENAKEIEMDAVARNGIMVGHFISEHVENAGVHSGDATLILPPQDLSPETVRRIEEATRKIGNALNVTGPYNIQFIAKDNDIKVIECNVRASRSFPFVSKVMGVDLIEMATKAMIGIPFEEYPPVSVPKDYVGVKVPQFSFSRLSGADPVLGVEMASTGEVASFGRDKYEAYLKALLSTGFRLPRRNILFSIGTYKEKLEMLPSIKKLHDLDYNLFATAGTADFLKENGVPVKYLEHLPDHEEEDMKSEYSLTQHLSNNLIDLYINLPSSNRFRRPANYMSKGYRTRRMAVDYQTPLVTNVKNAKILIEAIARHFPLNIIPADYQTSHRTVVLPGLVNIAAFVPNLVCAGSSDFERVSKASIAGGFSMIRVMPVGVDSSVTESRDLKIVQQNAQGKALCDFNISVAATATNSDQIIQMTGEVGSLFVPFNHLSGNINKVATVTNHFSSWPSSKPLITDAKSTDLASILLLASLHSRNIHVMSVTSKEDISLIALSKEKGLKVTCDVSIYSLFLSREDFPACSSLPTAEDQTALWDHMSTIDVFAIGSLPFQLAGKEATPESGIAEAIPLLFTAVAESRLTVEEITARLYDNPKKIFELHDQLDSSLEVEVDRPYVFQNPQAWSPFNGKTMRGSVQRVVFQGKTTCLDGEITKDAVKGADMSTHRIVPTSPLQKPVTPMARPESSLDRHVSISGTPARRFRALDSALPAVGELGPPLYVASSQISPSLADMLSRSPFRGKHILSVNQFSRADLHLLFTVAQEMRLGVQRHGVLDLLKGRVLTTLFYEPSTRTSASFDAAMQRLGGRTIAISTEHSSSRKGETLQDTIRTLGCYGDAVVLRHPDANSTEISAKYSQVPVINGGNGALEHPTQAFLDLFTIREELGTVTGLTITFTGDLKYGRPVHSLIKLLQFYDVRIQLVAPKALALPEDIRQQIIASGQLVLESEELTPEIVASSDILYSTRVQKERFADLSEYERLKNTFVIDNALLKYAKSHMVVMHPLPRNAEISEEVDFDQRAAYFRQMRYGLYCRMALLALVLAP from the exons ATGTCTCCCAATTCCCTTGAGGATCCAGCTCTGCCTACCAGCCCACACCTGGGTAGTGTGGTTGGTTACCCAGAGACCCTACCCAACATGGATTCTGTCAGTGGAGTGATCAGACCGGCCTCCATCCCAGTCCGGGGTGGCTCAGACCGGTTGGCTGCCCTCGAACTCGCAGATGGCACTGTCTACCAAGGTTATAATTTTGGTGCTGAAAAGAGCATCTCGGGCGAATTGGTCTTCCAGACTGGTATGGTCGGTTATCCCGAGTCCATAACAGATCCCTCATACCGCGGTCAAATTCTGGTTGTCACCTTCCCACTCGTGGGTAACTACGGTGTGCCTTCGCATGATGAGATGTGTGAGCTCCTAAAGGACTTGCCCAAACACTTCGAGTCCAgtcagattcacattgcgGCGCTGGTAGTGGCATCCTACGCCGGTGAGGATTTCTCACACTTCTTAGCCAAGTCCTCTCTGGGCGATTGGCTCAAGTCAGAGGGCATTCCGGCTATGCACGGTGTTGACACTCGTGCTTTGACTAAGCGCCTTCGTGAGACTGGCAGCATGCTGGGTCGCATGCTGCTGCAAAAGTCTGGCTCCACCCCTGATGTTGCTGTGACTGCCGGTGTCGACTGGAAGTCACACTTTGAGGAGACCGAATGGGTGGACCCCAACACAAAGAACCTCGTTGCTGAGG TCTCGATTCGCGAACCTCGCCTATTCACACCTCCCGCCGATGTCGCCCTCAAACACCCCTCAGGCCGTGGAGTCTGCGTCCTCTGCTTGGATGTCGGTATGAAGTACAACCAGCTGCGCTGTTTGCTTGCTCGCGGGGTAGAGGTTCTAGTTGTGCCATGGGACTATGATTTCCCCACCCTTGCTGGAAAGGATTTCGACGGTTTGTTTGTGTCGAACGGTCCAGGTGATCCCGCGACTCTGACCGTTACCACTAAGAACCTGGCCAAGATGTTCGAGGATGCCCGTACTCCCGTCTTCGGTATCTGTCTGGGTCATCAGCTGATTGCTCGCGCCGTCGGCGCTCAGACTACCAAGATGAAGTTCGGTAACCGCGGTCACAACATCCCCTGCACAAGCATGCTCTCTGGCAAGTGCCACATTACTTCTCAGAACCACGGTTATGCTGTAGATGCTAGCAGCCTTCAGAACGGATGGGAAGAGCTGTTTGTCAACGCCAATGACGGCAGTAACGAGGGTATTCGTCACACTAGCCGTCCCTTTTTCAGTGTTCAATTCCACCCCGAGAGCACACCCGGCCCGCGGGACACCGAGTACCTGTTTGATGTGTTCATCAACACCATTCAGTCTACCATTGCATCTCCCGAGGCTCTCAACCTGCCTGTCTCTTTCCCCGGCGGCACGAAGGCAGAGAACATCCTGGCTGCCCCCAGAGTCTCAGTCAAGAAGGTTCTGGTTCTTGGTTCCGGTGGTCTCAGCATTGGCCAGGCTGGAGAGTTCGATTACTCTGGTAGTCAAGCCATCAAGGCTTTGAAGGAAGAGGGTATCTACACAATTTTGATCAACCCCAACATTGCCACCATTCAGACCTCCAAGGGTCTGGCTGACAAGGTTTACTTCCTGCCCGTCAACGCCGAGTTCGTCCGCAAGGTCATCAAGCACGAGCGTCCTGATGCCATCTACGTCACTTTCGGTGGCCAAACTGCCCTTTCGGTCGGCATCCAGCTCAAGGATGAGTTCGAAGAGCTCGGCGTCAAGGTGCTCGGTACCCCTATTGATACCATCATTACCACCGAGGATCGTGAGTTGTTCGCTCGCAGTATGGATTCCATTAATGAGAAGTGCGCCAAGTCTGCTTCTGCTTCCACCATCGAGGAGTCCCTGCGCGTCGTCGAGGATATCGGTTTCCCCGTCATTGTTCGTGCCGCCTATGCTCTTGGTGGTCTAGGTAGTGGTTTTGCAGAGAATATGGATCAGCTCAAGGATCTCTGCACCAAGGCTCTCGCCGTCAGCCCCCAGGTTCTGATTGAGCGCAGTATGAAGGGCTGGAAGGAGATTGAGTACGAGGTTGTTCGTGATGCCCAGGACAATTGTATCACTGTTTGCAACATGGAGAATTTCGATCCTCTGGGCATTCACACCGGTGACTCCATTGTCGTGGCTCCTTCCCAGACCCTCTCAGACGAGGACTACAACATGCTCCGAACTACCGCAGTCAACGTCATTCGCCACCTCGGCGTTGTCGGTGAATGTAACATTCAGTATGCCCTCAACCCCTTCTCGAAGGAGTACTGCATCATCGAGGTCAACGCTCGTCTGTCACGATCCTCCGCACTGGCCTCGAAGGCCACCGGTTACCCTCTTGCCTTCATTGCTGCCAAGTTGGGTCTTGGCATTCCCCTGAACGAGATTAAGAACTCGGTCACCAAGTCCACTTGCGCCTGTTTCGAGCCCTCGCTTGACTACTGCGTGGTCAAGATCCCTCGTTGGGATCTGAAGAAGTTCACCCGCGTGTCTACTCAGCTTGGTTCCTCCATGAAGAGTGTTGGTGAAGTTATGAGCATTGGCCGGACCTTCGAAGAGGCTATCCAGAAGGCCATTCGCTCAGTTGATTTCCACAACCTTGGTTTCAATGAGTCTGATGCCCTCATGTCCATCAAGGGCGAGCTCCAAACCCCCTCTGACCAGCGTCTGTTTGCCATTGCCAATGCCATGGCCGCCGGTTACACTGTTGATGACATCTGGAAGCTCACCAACATTGACAAGTGGTTCCTCAGCCGCCTCAAGGGCCTTAGCGACTTCGGCAAATCCATGTCGACCTTCAATGCTACTTCCGTGCCTGTGCCCATGATCCGCCAGGCCAAGCAGCTCGGGTTCTCCGATCGCCAGCTCGCCAACTTCTTGGACTCTAACGAACTTGCCATTCGCCGCATGCGTGTTGAGGCTGGTATCACGCCTATTGTGAAGCAGATTGATACCGTCGCCGCCGAGTTCCCAGCTGTGACCAACTACCTCTACCTTACCTATAATGCTTCCCAGCATGATCTGACTTTCGACGATCATGGTATTATGGTTCTGGGTTCTGGCGTTTACCGCATCGGTTCCTCGGTCGAATTTGATTGGTGTTCCGTGCGTACTATTCGCACGCTCCGCGAGCAGGGCCACAAGACTATTATGGTCAACTACAACCCGGAAACTGTCAGCACCGATTACGACGAGGCTGATCGCCTTTACTTCGAGAACATCAACCTCGAGACTGTTCTGGACATCTACCAGCTGGAGACTTCCAGCGGTGTGATCATGTCTATGGGCGGTCAGACCCCTAACAACATCGCTCTGCCTCTCCATCGTCTCAACGTCAACATCCTGGGCACCTCCCCCGAGATGATTGATGGTGCCGAGAACCGTTACAAATTCTCCCGCATGTTGGACCGCATCGGGGTTGATCAGCCCGCTTGGAAGGAGCTGACTAGCATTGACGAGGCTCGCGGTTTCTGTGACAAGGTCGGCTACCCCGTGTTGGTCCGTCCCTCGTACGTGCTCTCTGGTGCTGCTATGAACACTGTCTATTCTGAGCATGATCTGGCCAGTTACTTGAACCAGGCTGTCGATGTCTCTCGTGAGCACCCGGTTGTTATCACCAAGTACATCGAAAATGCCAAGGAGATTGAGATGGACGCTGTTGCCCGTAACGGTATAATGGTTGGCCACTTCATCTCTGAGCACGTTGAAAACGCTGGTGTTCACTCTGGTGACGCTACTCTGATCTTGCCTCCCCAGGATCTGAGCCCGGAGACCGTCCGTCGCATTGAGGAGGCTACCCGCAAGATCGGTAATGCTCTGAACGTCACTGGTCCCTACAATATTCAGTTCATTGCCAAGGATAATGACATCAAGGTTATCGAGTGCAACGTTCGTGCCTCGCGTTCGTTCCCATTCGTATCCAAGGTCATGGGTGTTGACCTGATCGAGATGGCCACCAAGGCCATGATTGGAATTCCATTCGAGGAGTACCCTCCTGTGTCAGTTCCCAAGGATTACGTCGGTGTCAAGGTTCCCCAGTTCTCGTTCTCGCGTCTGTCCGGTGCCGACCCCGTCCTGGGCGTTGAGATGGCCTCTACTGGTGAGGTCGCCTCGTTCGGTCGTGACAAGTATGAGGCTTACCTGAAGGCCCTCTTGTCCACTGGATTCCGTCTTCCTCGCCGCAACATCCTCTTCTCCATTGGTACCTATAAGGAGAAGCTTGAGATGCTGCCCTCGATCAAGAAGCTCCACGATCTCGATTACAACCTGTTCGCCACCGCTGGTACGGCTGATTTCCTCAAGGAGAACGGTGTGCCTGTCAAGTACCTCGAGCATCTTCCGGATCACGAGGAGGAGGACATGAAGTCTGAGTACTCTCTCACTCAGCACTTGTCCAACAACCTCATCGATTTGTATATCAACTTGCCCTCCAGCAATCGCTTCCGTCGCCCGGCCAACTACATGTCAAAGGGTTACCGTACTCGTCGGATGGCTGTTGACTACCAGACTCCTCTGGTCACCAATGTCAAGAATGCGAAGATCTTGATCGAGGCTATTGCTCGTCACTTCCCTCTGAACATCATTCCCGCCGATTACCAGACTAGCCACCGTACCGTGGTCCTCCCCGGTCTGGTCAACATTGCTGCATTTGTCCCGAATCTGGTTTGCGCTGGCTCCAGCGACTTTGAACGCGTTTCCAAGGCTTCGATTGCAGGCGGTTTCAGCATGATCCGCGTGATGCCGGTCGGTGTTGATAGCTCGGTCACTGAGTCCCGCGACCTGAAGATTGTCCAGCAGAATGCTCAGGGCAAGGCGCTCTGCGACTTCAACATCTCTGTTGCTGCCACCGCCACTAACTCGGACCAGATCATCCAGATGACTGGGGAGGTTGGCTCTCTGTTTGTCCCCTTCAACCACTTGTCGGGCAACATCAACAAGGTGGCCACTGTCACCAACCACTTCAGCTCTTGGCCCTCGAGCAAGCCTCTCATCACTGATGCCAAGAGCACTGATCTTGCTTCGATTCTGTTGTTGGCCAGCCTTCACAGCCGTAACATCCACGTCATGAGTGTTACCTCTAAGGAGGATATCAGCCTCATTGCTCTGAGCAAGGAGAAGGGTCTGAAAGTGACATGTGATGTTTCCATCTACtccctcttcctctctcgCGAGGATTTCCCGGCCTGCAGCTCCCTGCCCACCGCAGAGGACCAGACGGCTCTATGGGACCACATGAGCACCATCGATGTCTTCGCCATTGGCAGCCTTCCCTTCCAGCTTGCTGGGAAGGAGGCTACCCCCGAGTCCGGCATCGCTGAGGCCATTCCTCTCCTGTTTACTGCTGTCGCAGAGAGCCGCTTGACTGTTGAGGAGATTACCGCTCGTCTCTATGACAACCCCAAGAAGATCTTTGAGCTGCACGACCAGCTCGACAGCTCGCTCGAGGTTGAGGTTGACCGCCCCTACGTCTTCCAGAACCCTCAGGCCTGGTCTCCGTTCAACGGCAAGACGATGCGTGGCTCCGTCCAGCGTGTTGTCTTCCAGGGCAAGACCACTTGCCTCGATGGCGAGATCACCAAGGATGCTGTCAAGGGTGCCGACATGTCCACTCACCGCATCGTCCCCACCTCGCCTTTGCAGAAGCCCGTGACCCCTATGGCTCGCCCGGAGAGTTCCCTTGATAGACATGTTTCTATCTCTGGTACTCCTGCCCGCCGCTTCCGGGCCTTGGATAGCGCTCTGCCGGCTGTTGGCGAACTCGGTCCCCCCCTTTATGTCGCCTCGTCGCAGATCTCCCCCTCACTGGCCGACATGCTCTCCCGTTCACCGTTCCGTGGAAAGCACATCCTGTCTGTGAACCAGTTCTCTCGCGCCGACCTGCACCTGCTGTTCACCGTTGCGCAGGAGATGCGTCTTGGTGTTCAGCGCCACGGCGTTCTTGACCTCCTGAAGGGCCGTGTCCTCACCACCCTCTTCTACGAGCCCTCCACCCGCACCTCAGCCTCATTCGATGCCGCCATGCAACGCCTCGGTGGACGTACCATTGCCATCTCCACTGAGCACTCTTCTAGCCGGAAGGGCGAGACCCTCCAGGACACCATCCGCACTCTCGGCTGCTATGGTGACGCCGTTGTTCTGCGCCACCCCGACGCGAACAGCACTGAGATTTCCGCCAAATACTCCCAGGTCCCCGTCATCAACGGTGGCAACGGTGCCCTTGAACACCCCACCCAGGCCTTCTTGGACTTGTTCACCATCCGTGAGGAGCTGGGCACTGTCACCGGCTTGACCATCACCTTCACTGGCGACCTCAAGTACGGCCGCCCTGTGCACTCCCTCATCAAGCTGCTCCAATTCTACGATGTCCGCATTCAGCTCGTTGCCCCCAAGGCTCTCGCCCTTCCCGAGGACATCCGCCAGCAGATCATTGCTTCCGGCCAGTTGGTCCTCGAGTCCGAGGAGTTGACTCCTGAGATTGTCGCCAGCTCCGATATTCTATACTCCACCCGTGTTCAGAAGGAACGCTTCGCCGATCTCTCCGAGTATGAGCGCCTCAAGAACACCTTTGTCATTGACAACGCTCTGCTGAAGTACGCTAAGAGCCATATGGTCGTCATGCACCCTCTCCCTCGCAACGCCGAGATCTCTGAGGAAGTCGACTTCGACCAGCGGGCTGCTTACTTCCGCCAG ATGCGCTACGGCCTCTACTGCCGCATGGCTCTCCTTGCTCTTGTCTTGGCGCCATGA
- a CDS encoding Peroxisomal AMP binding enzyme, putative, with the protein MPIPSLPLFAAAEQHVRQNPDKIAVIDTTKQQSFTFAQLLADAAALRKRIIEQLGLTGDLEERRIAFLVPHGYDYVATQWAVWAAGGVCVPLCTSHPVKELLHTVGDSDPSLIIVHPEFEKIAPSLREGCATDIPFFGLEPFSRNEAPTLPSFSPPFALTRRALMIYTSGTTSAPKGCVTTHKNITFQASCLVNAWEYTPSDRLIHMLPLHHVHGIINGLAASFLSGTTVEMYPKFDPKVIWERWQDHGSSTMFMAVPTIYSRLNDYFDAHIRGTEREDAARAGARALRLVVSGSAALPTPIKEKFAEITGQVLLERYGMTEIGMAISCGLEIPKRIDGSVGWPLPGVKVRLSERETGQIVDGVDEDGMIEIKGSNVFCEYWRKPEATVSEFTSDGWFKTGDVAKRDSSGAYFIQGRASVDLIKSGGYKISALEVERKMLAIHAIQEVAVVGLADQEWGQRVAAVVKFREGTTPLELPTLRAELKNEMAPYKIPTVLKVVDGIERNAMGKVNKKVIKQKYWPDKA; encoded by the exons ATGCCGATTCCTTCCTTGCCCCTCTTTGCTGCAGCGGAGCAGCATGTGCGCCAgaaccccgacaagatcgcgGTCATTGACACCACCAAACAACAATCCTTCACATTCGCTCAATTGCTGGCAGATGCGGCAGCGCTAAGAAAGCGCATTATTGAGCAATTGGGGTTGACGGGGGATTTGGAAGAACGACGCATTGCCTTCTTGGTCCCCCATGGATATGACTACGTTGCTACGCAATGGGCTGTGTGGGCGGCGGGAGGTGTCTGCGTTCCACTTT GTACAAGCCATCCAGTAAAGGAATTACTACATACCGTCGGTGATTCAGACCCGTCATTGATAATTGTGCATCCGGAGTTCGAAAAGATCGCACCCTCGCTGCGCGAAGGATGCGCCACCGACATACCATTTTTTGGACTAGAACCATTCTCTCGAAATGAGGCACCGACTTTACCTTCTTTCTCCCCGCCGTTTGCGCTCACTCGCCGTGCCCTGATGATCTATACCTCTGGAACCACATCAGCCCCCAAGGGTTGCGTGACAACACATAAGAATATCACTTTCCAAGCGAGCTGCCTGGTCAATGCCTGGGAATACACTCCCTCGGACCGTCTGATCCACATGCTGCCGCTCCATCATGTCCACGGTATCATCAATGGCCTGGCGGCCAGTTTCCTGAGTGGTACCACTGTGGAGATGTATCCGAAGTTTGACCCGAAGGTGATCTGGGAGCGGTGGCAGGACCACGGCTCCTCGACCATGTTCATGGCTGTACCGACCATTTACTCTCGTCTGAATGACTATTTCGATGCTCATATCCGCGGTACGGAACGAGAAGATGCCGCGCGGGCTGGAGCTCGTGCTCTACGGCTGGTCGTCAGTGGATCTGCGGCCCTCCCTACCCCCATCAAAGAAAAATTCGCTGAAATCACTGGCCAGGTTCTACTAGAGCGGTATGGAATGACAGAGATCGGTATGGCGATCAGTTGCGGGCTAGAGATTCCAAAGCGAATCGATGGCAGTGTGGGATGGCCGTTGCCCGGTGTCAAGGTGCGACTGTCCGAAAGAGAAACAGGGCAGATCGTAGATGGAGTGGATGAAGACGGCATGATTGAAATCAAGGGTAGTAACGTCTTCTGCGAGTACTGGCGGAAACCGGAAGCTACGGTCTCGGAGTTCACATCCGATGGATGGTTCAAGACTGGTGATGTTGCTAAACGCGATTCAAGCGGTGCATACTTCATTCAAGGCCGGGCTTCTGTCGACCTGATCAAGTCCGGTGGATACAAGATTTCAGCGTTGGAAGTTGAACGCAAGATGCTGGCCATTCATGCGATTCAAGAAGTTGCAGTTGTCGGATTGGCCGATCAAGAATGGGGCCAGCGAGTCGCTGCGGTTGTCAAGTTCCGAGAAGGG ACTACACCGCTGGAACTACCTACTCTACGCGCCGAGCTCAAGAACGAGATGGCCCCCTATAAGATCCCAACCGTCCTGAAGGTTGTGGATGGGATCGAGCGCAATGCCATGGGCAAGGTCAATAAGAAGGTCATCAAGCAAAAGTACTGGCCGGATAAGGCATGA